TTCCATCATACTTTTTGAAGGATCAGGCAAAAGCTAGTATTGCTCAAGTTCAGGCTGTGCTGGATGCCACTTTATTCAAAGAAAAAATTGCCTCTACTTTGTCAATTTCAGCTAGATTTGTTGGAGAAGAGCCATTTTCAGAAGTAACGGAGATTTACAATCAAGCGATGAAAAAGACCTTTGGTTCAGAGCTGAAACTAGTTATTTTACCAAGAAAAAAAATAGATGAAGAAGCGATCAGCGCTACCAAAGTTCGCGCTTTGATGGAACAGGGAAATTACACAGCGATTAAGCCGCTTGTTCCGCCAAAAACGTTTGAAGAAATAATGAAACAAAAAAATAAGTAACGAGGTGTATATTTTGGAAATCAAACAAAACGCATCTGCTGGTACAACTGAATCAAGCGATATTATGATTACAATTGGAACAAACAGCGGACAAGGAATTCTGATTGAGCTGGACAGTAGTGTTGAAAAACAATTTGGACGTCAAATTCGTGAAAAAATCCAAGAGACTTTAAATAAGTTGTCTGTTACTGATGCGAAGGTTCAGGCAATTGATAAGGGTGCATTGGATTGTACCATTCAAGCTCGAACGGTGGCGGCTGTTTATCGCGCTGCTGGCGAAGAAAATGTAGACTGGCAGGTGTTAAATACATGGAACGTTTAAGAAGAACAATGATGTTTGTGCCTGGAGCCAATGCTTCAATGCTAAGAGATGCAACGTTATATGGTGCTGATTCGTTGATGTTTGACTTAGAGGATGCTGTGTCTTTAAAGGAAAAAGATAGTGCACGTTTACTTGTTTATCATGCTTTGCGGACCTTTGATTATTCGAGTGTGGAAACGGTCGTTCGAATCAATGGCTTAGATACAGTGGGTCGTCAAGATGTGGAAGCAATGGTTTTGGCAGGCGTTGATGTGATTCGTTTACCAAAAACTGAAACGGCTCAAGATATTGTAGACGTGGCAGCGGTTATCACTGAAATGGAAATAAA
The Enterococcus silesiacus DNA segment above includes these coding regions:
- a CDS encoding citrate lyase ACP, whose translation is MEIKQNASAGTTESSDIMITIGTNSGQGILIELDSSVEKQFGRQIREKIQETLNKLSVTDAKVQAIDKGALDCTIQARTVAAVYRAAGEENVDWQVLNTWNV